In candidate division WOR-3 bacterium, a genomic segment contains:
- a CDS encoding type II secretion system F family protein, whose amino-acid sequence MPTFVWKGRTATGASASGELTAQSQADVVAALRQKKIIPTSIKIKEEKKGFALFGGRISKRALAVFTRQFATMLNAGLPLLNCLEILAKQTESTGLKRVLDEVRTDVEGGLSLADALRRQPKAFDNLYVNMVESGETGGALDTILQRLATYLEKTVALQRKIRGAMIYPIIITIVAVGAIAVLLIFVIPVFAKMYEGVGRELPAMTQLVINISNFMKIAALPILIGLVLLFTIIRRWHKTESGARALDPLFLKLPILGDLIRKQAIARFSRTLSTLLSSGVPIIDALEITAKSAGNWVIEDAILKARVSIKGGENIADPLSKTAVFPPMVTQMIAIGEASGGLDDMLAKVADFYDAEVDQAVENLTNALEPVIMVFLGGAVGFIVISMYLPIFQLASTITE is encoded by the coding sequence ATGCCAACCTTTGTCTGGAAGGGCAGAACTGCAACTGGTGCATCAGCCAGTGGTGAGCTGACAGCTCAATCCCAGGCTGATGTCGTTGCGGCACTCCGCCAGAAAAAAATCATTCCAACATCCATAAAAATAAAAGAAGAGAAGAAAGGGTTTGCCCTTTTTGGCGGCAGAATTTCAAAAAGAGCTCTGGCCGTATTTACCCGACAATTTGCCACGATGTTAAATGCTGGTCTACCACTTTTGAACTGCCTTGAAATTCTTGCTAAACAGACCGAAAGCACCGGGCTTAAAAGAGTCTTAGATGAAGTGCGCACGGATGTGGAAGGCGGTCTCTCCCTTGCCGATGCCCTGAGAAGACAGCCCAAGGCATTTGATAATCTCTATGTAAATATGGTAGAATCGGGTGAAACCGGCGGTGCCCTTGATACCATACTCCAGCGACTGGCTACTTATCTGGAAAAGACTGTAGCATTGCAACGGAAAATCCGAGGAGCAATGATCTACCCAATAATCATTACGATTGTAGCTGTCGGTGCCATTGCCGTGCTTTTGATTTTTGTAATCCCCGTTTTTGCCAAGATGTATGAAGGGGTTGGAAGAGAACTACCAGCGATGACCCAGCTGGTCATCAATATTTCAAACTTTATGAAGATTGCTGCGCTTCCAATACTTATTGGCTTGGTTTTGCTCTTCACCATCATCCGAAGATGGCACAAAACAGAATCCGGTGCCCGGGCGCTCGACCCTCTCTTTTTGAAACTTCCAATATTAGGGGATTTGATAAGGAAGCAAGCAATAGCCCGTTTTTCGCGCACCCTTTCTACACTTCTTTCCAGCGGCGTGCCAATCATTGATGCCTTAGAAATCACCGCGAAGAGCGCAGGTAATTGGGTGATTGAGGATGCGATCCTCAAAGCCCGAGTCTCGATCAAGGGTGGCGAAAATATCGCAGATCCGCTTTCCAAGACCGCAGTCTTTCCGCCCATGGTTACACAGATGATCGCCATCGGTGAGGCATCAGGTGGACTGGACGACATGCTCGCCAAGGTCGCGGACTTTTACGATGCTGAAGTAGACCAGGCCGTGGAGAATCTGACCAACGCCCTGGAGCCAGTGATCATGGTCTTTCTTGGTGGGGCAGTAGGATTTATTGTTATCTCAATGTATCTACCCATCTTCCAGTTAGCCTCAACAATCACGGAATAG
- a CDS encoding type IV pilus twitching motility protein PilT, which yields MPVTMKQLLEEMVQRNATDLHLTTGAPPMLRIDGELVPTNYEVMTPELIQQLVYSVLNDQQKKKFEMEWELDFSFGIAGLSRFRGNCFQQRGSIAAAIRTIPFEIRGFKELGIPPVVQELASRPKGLILLTGPTGCGKSTTLAAIIDKINSERRCHIITVEDPIEYLFRHKKAIVNQRQVGSDTKSFANALKYVLREDPDVVMVGEMRDLETIAITLTIAETGHLTLATLHTNSAAESIHRIIDIFPSHQQGQVRSQLAFVIEGVVTQQLLPKIGGGRVLAAEVMVATPAIRALIRDGKEHQIYSMIQSGQKYGMQTMNQALYNLYAKRLITLETAFDYSPNIEEFEHMVEQKSPVLG from the coding sequence AACAATTATTAGAAGAGATGGTACAAAGGAATGCAACCGATTTACACTTGACCACTGGTGCCCCTCCGATGTTAAGAATTGACGGTGAATTGGTACCAACCAACTATGAAGTGATGACACCTGAATTGATTCAACAGCTGGTCTATAGTGTCTTGAATGACCAGCAGAAGAAGAAATTTGAGATGGAGTGGGAACTCGATTTTTCATTTGGTATTGCGGGATTATCAAGATTCCGGGGCAACTGTTTTCAGCAACGGGGCAGTATTGCCGCGGCAATCCGAACCATCCCTTTTGAAATCCGGGGTTTCAAAGAACTTGGCATCCCACCCGTGGTCCAGGAACTCGCAAGCAGACCCAAAGGTTTGATTTTGTTAACCGGACCCACGGGCTGTGGTAAATCAACAACATTAGCGGCGATAATTGATAAGATTAATAGTGAAAGACGGTGTCATATCATAACTGTTGAAGATCCAATTGAATATCTTTTCCGGCATAAAAAGGCGATTGTGAATCAAAGACAAGTGGGAAGTGATACTAAATCCTTTGCCAATGCCTTGAAATATGTTTTGCGAGAAGACCCGGATGTAGTGATGGTCGGTGAGATGCGGGACTTAGAAACTATCGCAATTACCCTCACCATTGCCGAAACAGGGCATTTGACTTTAGCAACATTACACACCAACTCCGCAGCCGAATCCATCCACCGGATCATCGATATCTTCCCTTCTCATCAGCAGGGACAGGTGCGTTCACAGTTGGCATTTGTTATTGAAGGGGTGGTAACCCAACAACTTTTGCCCAAGATCGGCGGCGGGAGGGTTTTGGCTGCCGAAGTGATGGTGGCGACACCCGCAATCCGGGCTTTGATTCGTGATGGAAAAGAACATCAGATTTATTCCATGATCCAGTCCGGACAGAAATATGGGATGCAAACCATGAATCAGGCTTTGTATAATTTATATGCGAAAAGGCTGATCACCTTGGAGACCGCCTTTGATTATTCGCCGAATATTGAAGAATTTGAGCATATGGTGGAGCAGAAGTCACCTGTTCTTGGATAG